From Candidatus Omnitrophota bacterium:
AAATATCCACCCGCAGCTGCAATTGGACGTATTGGACGCCATGTCAGGGAATCCCATCGTTGCGGCGGATACCATGAATTTCTGGATTAACGGCGAACCCGAACTTTTGCGAAAAGTCATAACCCGCGTGCAGATCATGCTGGTCAACGACGGCGAAGCGCGCATGATTTCTGGAAAAACCAAACTGCTGGAAGCGGCGAATTTCATTTTGGATATGGGACCGAAAGTCGTCGTTATCAAGAAGGGCGAGCATGGCGCAATGCTTTTTTCCAAAGAGGATATCTTCGCCGTCCCGGCAATTCCACTGCGGACGGCCAAAGATCCCACCGGCGCAGGGGACACTTTCGCAGGCGGCATGATGGGCTGCCTGGCAATGTTGGGCAACATAGCAATAGCCTCCTTGCGGCAAGCCGCCGCCGTGGGAACCGTGATGGCTTCTTTCACCGTGGAAGATATCAGCCTTAACCGCTTGGTCTCCGTGAAAAAAGAGGATATTCGGGAACGTTTGCAGATTTTGAGGAAATTAACGGATTTTGGAGAGATTATAATATAACAATAACGAGGCTCTT
This genomic window contains:
- a CDS encoding PfkB family carbohydrate kinase, whose protein sequence is MSNSQLLIVGSVGFDTVRTPYASGERILGGTAVYASCSASHFAKSAIVGVVGDDFPLEHEKLLESKSVDLTCLERRPGATFHWKGYYEGDMNQAITEDTQLGVFGDFSPKIPDSHRNIPFLFLGNIHPQLQLDVLDAMSGNPIVAADTMNFWINGEPELLRKVITRVQIMLVNDGEARMISGKTKLLEAANFILDMGPKVVVIKKGEHGAMLFSKEDIFAVPAIPLRTAKDPTGAGDTFAGGMMGCLAMLGNIAIASLRQAAAVGTVMASFTVEDISLNRLVSVKKEDIRERLQILRKLTDFGEIII